One window of Candidatus Microthrix subdominans genomic DNA carries:
- a CDS encoding chloride channel protein — MLDEASIRVRQGLGLAIVGVGIAGGAIGAAYVGALHVLGRVIGPEHHAAGIQLLIFIAVGGLVALITRLWGETGNVELLVDNIHVMGGADDVRSLRPLIPTSLLCVASGAGMGPEAPLVQTTGAFGTLLGSRRGHSTTDVRVLTITGMAAGFTVLFGAPLGSALFALEILHRRGLQYYEALLPAVVGSLCGYGVYLGLSGLGVSSIWNFPPVGDLAVHDLALAAGIGLIGAAGAAIFTGATHLGRWAFGMVPVSARYILGGLALGLLGWWSPYALTFGEVQLSELLDVRIGVGALAVAMAAKLLGTTVTLAAGWKGGFIIPLFFIGAVFGQLAHHVLSGTNVSVLMACSMVALCVGVTKTPLGTTLVVTEMAGLPLLPVLLIAAVTSILVTNRVTLIETQRERSAEVRVSSPGGP; from the coding sequence ATGCTCGACGAAGCCTCCATCCGTGTCCGACAGGGGCTCGGACTCGCCATCGTCGGCGTAGGGATCGCCGGCGGTGCGATCGGGGCCGCCTACGTGGGGGCGCTGCACGTCCTCGGCCGGGTGATCGGGCCGGAGCACCACGCCGCCGGAATCCAACTCTTGATTTTCATCGCCGTGGGCGGGCTGGTCGCGCTGATCACCCGGCTGTGGGGAGAGACCGGCAACGTCGAGTTGCTCGTCGACAACATCCATGTGATGGGCGGTGCCGATGATGTCCGCTCGCTTCGACCGTTGATCCCCACCTCGTTACTGTGCGTCGCCTCGGGGGCCGGCATGGGCCCGGAGGCGCCGCTGGTCCAGACGACCGGCGCGTTCGGCACCTTGTTGGGCTCGCGCAGGGGGCACTCGACGACCGACGTCCGGGTGTTGACGATCACCGGCATGGCCGCCGGGTTCACCGTTCTGTTCGGCGCACCGCTGGGATCGGCGCTCTTCGCCCTGGAAATCCTCCACCGCCGGGGACTGCAGTACTACGAGGCCCTCCTGCCGGCGGTCGTCGGCTCCCTGTGCGGCTATGGCGTCTACCTGGGGCTCAGCGGCCTGGGCGTCAGCTCGATCTGGAACTTCCCTCCCGTCGGCGACCTTGCCGTCCACGATCTGGCGCTTGCCGCCGGCATCGGCCTCATCGGCGCGGCGGGCGCCGCCATCTTCACCGGTGCTACCCACCTCGGCAGATGGGCATTCGGCATGGTGCCGGTCTCGGCCCGCTACATCCTCGGTGGTCTGGCCCTCGGGCTGCTCGGGTGGTGGTCGCCCTACGCGCTCACCTTCGGCGAGGTGCAGCTCTCCGAACTCCTCGACGTCCGCATCGGCGTTGGGGCGCTGGCGGTCGCCATGGCGGCCAAGCTCCTCGGTACCACCGTGACGCTGGCAGCGGGCTGGAAGGGCGGCTTCATCATCCCGCTCTTCTTCATCGGCGCCGTGTTCGGCCAGCTGGCCCATCACGTGTTGAGCGGAACCAACGTCTCGGTGCTCATGGCATGTTCGATGGTGGCGCTGTGCGTCGGGGTGACCAAGACGCCGTTGGGCACCACCCTCGTCGTGACCGAGATGGCCGGCCTTCCGCTGCTGCCGGTTCTGCTGATCGCAGCGGTGACCTCCATACTGGTCACCAATCGAGTCACGCTGATCGAGACCCAGCGCGAACGCAGCGCCGAAGTTCGAGTTTCGTCGCCGGGAGGCCCATGA
- a CDS encoding flippase-like domain-containing protein: MVPTLLLSRIAVPESGFERSVAALFDAVPGALDVLWRLSLVGLGFWCLVVILGAMLQRRWGVVAEIGLSAVLALGLGLLMWQRVNGGWPSIDQVVTGGRGGAVPLMLLAAATSLASASSPHLTKPVRASGRSSVAIGVTSAVILGATTPVGATLSVLLGVAAAALVHLGLGTSAGRPTVEQTETALRALDLVVTGLATSPRQSSGVVAMNGVDAAGDQVRVKVYGRDARDAQLLNAIWRRMWYSNDSSFSGSRERQVEHEAFITLLAATSGVTVPSVAVAGMTAEGDAVIAVRDAGRPLSAVEELSRVDAVPQLWRLVRRLHGARIVHGELSLDAFGIVDGAAVLRELAPATMSISDEARTTDWAQLTCITATLLGIDAAVALAAKELGSAGVETMLAYLQLPALGRDLRRAVKASDVNLGDLRAALAAEVSVEPPDTARLRRVSPQSLATVGLLALVAFALFSAFGDLDLEELADLIAGMSPGWAIAALSVAQIVFVFRAFSVKGASPKDLPLGPLTILQTAVAFIALAVPSTAGRLAMNIRFFQRQGMTAPTAMSVAAIDSFSGFLIQISLLFLTLVVGIGQVDLHLDLTSTSSKLEWIPTALGVFAALVAVGAVVAVAVPRLRTRIGDRVGPIVADARSTLASLRTPTKLAQLFGGNFVTELVLAATLGLSLQAFGASANLATLLVISVGAALFGGLMPVPGGIGVMEAALATGLVAAGIEAPTATATALLFRATTYYLPPLWGWIAMRWLQRNSYL; the protein is encoded by the coding sequence TTGGTTCCCACCCTTCTGCTGTCGCGCATTGCGGTACCCGAATCCGGTTTCGAGCGGTCGGTCGCTGCACTCTTCGACGCGGTACCCGGCGCCCTGGATGTGCTGTGGCGCCTCAGCCTCGTCGGGCTGGGTTTTTGGTGTCTCGTCGTGATCCTCGGAGCGATGCTTCAGCGACGATGGGGCGTCGTGGCCGAGATCGGGCTGAGCGCGGTCCTGGCCCTCGGCCTGGGGCTGCTGATGTGGCAGCGGGTCAACGGCGGATGGCCCAGCATCGATCAGGTGGTGACCGGCGGCCGAGGTGGGGCCGTTCCGTTAATGCTCCTGGCTGCGGCCACGTCGCTGGCGTCCGCCTCCTCCCCCCACCTCACCAAGCCCGTGCGCGCCTCCGGCCGATCGAGCGTCGCCATCGGCGTCACGTCGGCCGTGATCCTGGGGGCCACCACCCCCGTTGGGGCGACCCTCAGCGTTCTCCTGGGCGTGGCAGCTGCCGCCCTGGTGCACCTGGGCCTCGGAACCTCCGCCGGCCGGCCGACCGTCGAGCAGACCGAGACCGCACTGCGTGCCTTGGATCTGGTGGTCACGGGACTCGCCACCTCGCCCCGCCAGTCCTCGGGGGTGGTGGCCATGAACGGTGTCGACGCAGCCGGCGATCAGGTTCGCGTCAAGGTCTATGGGCGCGACGCCCGCGATGCTCAGCTGCTCAACGCCATCTGGCGGCGAATGTGGTACAGCAACGACTCATCGTTCTCGGGGAGCCGGGAACGACAGGTCGAACATGAGGCCTTCATCACCCTGCTCGCCGCCACCTCCGGCGTGACGGTTCCCAGCGTGGCGGTGGCCGGGATGACCGCCGAGGGCGACGCCGTGATCGCCGTCCGGGACGCGGGCCGACCGCTCAGCGCCGTCGAGGAGCTCAGCCGCGTCGACGCCGTGCCACAACTCTGGCGGCTGGTGCGCCGCCTTCACGGCGCCCGCATCGTCCACGGTGAGCTGAGCCTCGACGCGTTCGGCATCGTCGACGGAGCGGCGGTGTTGCGCGAGTTGGCCCCGGCCACCATGTCGATCAGCGATGAGGCGCGCACGACCGACTGGGCGCAGCTGACCTGCATCACCGCAACGCTGCTCGGGATCGACGCTGCGGTCGCTCTGGCGGCCAAGGAACTGGGATCGGCCGGCGTCGAAACGATGCTGGCGTACCTGCAACTCCCTGCGCTCGGCCGCGACCTTCGACGAGCCGTGAAGGCCTCCGACGTCAACCTGGGCGACCTTCGCGCCGCCTTGGCCGCGGAGGTCTCGGTCGAGCCACCCGATACCGCCAGACTGCGACGGGTTTCGCCCCAGTCACTCGCCACGGTCGGCCTGCTCGCCTTGGTCGCCTTTGCGCTCTTCAGCGCCTTTGGCGACCTCGACCTGGAGGAGCTCGCCGACCTGATCGCCGGCATGTCACCGGGGTGGGCGATCGCAGCCCTGAGCGTGGCCCAGATCGTGTTCGTGTTCAGGGCGTTCTCGGTCAAAGGGGCCTCACCCAAGGACCTTCCACTCGGCCCGCTGACCATCTTGCAGACCGCGGTTGCGTTCATCGCATTGGCGGTCCCCTCGACCGCCGGGCGGCTGGCCATGAACATCCGGTTCTTTCAGCGCCAGGGCATGACCGCCCCGACAGCGATGTCCGTGGCGGCGATCGACAGCTTCAGCGGGTTTCTCATCCAGATCTCGCTGTTGTTCCTGACGCTCGTCGTCGGGATCGGGCAGGTGGACCTCCACCTGGACCTGACGTCGACGAGTTCCAAACTGGAGTGGATCCCCACCGCGCTCGGGGTGTTTGCGGCGCTCGTGGCAGTGGGTGCCGTCGTCGCCGTTGCGGTGCCCCGACTTCGCACCCGCATCGGCGATCGCGTCGGGCCGATCGTCGCCGACGCCAGGTCGACCTTGGCCTCGCTGCGCACGCCGACCAAGCTGGCGCAGCTGTTCGGAGGGAACTTCGTGACCGAGCTGGTGCTCGCCGCCACACTCGGGTTGTCGCTTCAGGCCTTCGGCGCGTCGGCGAACCTGGCCACGCTGCTGGTCATCTCGGTGGGGGCCGCGCTCTTCGGCGGTCTCATGCCCGTGCCCGGCGGCATCGGCGTGATGGAGGCGGCCCTGGCGACCGGCCTGGTCGCCGCCGGAATCGAGGCGCCGACCGCAACGGCGACGGCGCTGCTGTTCCGGGCGACGACCTACTACCTCCCGCCGCTGTGGGGCTGGATCGCCATGAGGTGGCTTCAGCGCAACAGCTACCTGTAG
- a CDS encoding L,D-transpeptidase: MSAIRRKQAIAAAIAVTVVGLALVLAARGGASDRASAPLIAPSSTGTPQSSSTTKATTSTAKPAPSAKPVAAKATTSSKPADAPAPTAPAGPAPRSGAGPYQVATAKGPAVAVQLAAPAGVDDGPPTLDARPAFSSVQQATSPLPRMEQPVQGRFATDTGYRFDNPQPFGDAMTFLVVRRSGDWLQVQLPVRPNGTMGWVKRSDVQESEVSSHVEVNVADRTLRIFQGTSMVAEAPVAVGTDATRTPTGRHFLTDKLSEPSGAKRHPWSLGISAYSEQLDTFDGGAPQIAMHGWSDPSVFGQARSNGCIRVPSATVEQLAALPLGTPIDVYAS, from the coding sequence ATGAGCGCGATCCGCCGCAAGCAGGCGATCGCAGCTGCGATCGCCGTGACCGTTGTCGGCTTGGCCCTGGTGCTCGCCGCCCGGGGCGGCGCCTCCGATCGGGCTTCGGCGCCGCTGATCGCCCCCTCAAGCACCGGAACGCCACAGTCGTCGTCGACCACCAAGGCGACCACCTCAACCGCCAAGCCAGCCCCCAGCGCCAAGCCCGTCGCCGCCAAGGCAACCACGAGCTCAAAGCCGGCGGATGCTCCCGCGCCGACCGCCCCGGCCGGTCCCGCGCCGCGCAGCGGCGCAGGCCCCTACCAGGTGGCCACCGCCAAGGGTCCGGCGGTGGCCGTGCAGCTCGCCGCCCCGGCCGGGGTGGACGACGGCCCGCCCACGCTGGACGCTCGCCCCGCATTCTCAAGCGTTCAACAGGCCACGTCGCCGCTGCCGCGTATGGAGCAACCGGTGCAGGGGCGCTTCGCCACCGACACCGGCTACCGCTTCGACAACCCCCAGCCCTTCGGCGACGCGATGACCTTCCTCGTCGTGCGTCGGTCGGGCGACTGGCTGCAGGTGCAACTACCCGTCCGGCCCAACGGCACGATGGGATGGGTGAAGCGGTCCGACGTCCAAGAGTCCGAGGTGAGCTCCCACGTGGAGGTCAACGTGGCCGATCGGACGCTGCGGATCTTCCAAGGCACCTCGATGGTCGCCGAAGCCCCGGTGGCGGTGGGCACCGACGCCACCCGCACGCCGACCGGCCGCCATTTCCTGACCGACAAGCTCAGCGAACCCAGTGGCGCCAAGCGTCACCCGTGGAGCCTCGGCATCAGCGCCTACTCCGAACAGCTCGACACCTTCGACGGCGGCGCCCCACAGATCGCCATGCACGGCTGGAGCGACCCGTCGGTGTTCGGCCAGGCCAGATCCAACGGCTGCATCCGCGTGCCCAGCGCTACGGTCGAGCAACTGGCGGCGTTGCCCCTGGGCACCCCGATCGACGTCTACGCCAGCTAA
- a CDS encoding 3-isopropylmalate dehydrogenase, producing the protein MNTSQVTPTGAPDQQAPDAQTPDEQESARRPHRIGVIGGDGIGPEVTAQALRVLEAAGLEMELTHYDLGAARYLRDGTVLPDPVMEEWRGLDALLLGAVGDPAPGQAAPAGLVERGILLRMRFELDMYINYRPFRLPPAVNFEVIRENTEGAYAGEGGFLRRGTPYEVATQGSVNTRHGVERCIRYAFDQAVASERHHLTLVHKKNVLTFAGDLWQRTFDEVAVDYPQVDTAYQHVDAACIHFVERPESYDVIVTDNLFGDILTDLGGAVAGGVAYAASANLNPDRTGPSMFEPVHGTAPDIAGTNQANPIAAVISAGLMARFLGDDAVADAIAGATSDPQRYSGSTSDIGDALVAAVSA; encoded by the coding sequence ATGAACACCAGCCAGGTCACGCCAACCGGCGCACCCGACCAACAAGCTCCCGACGCGCAGACACCCGACGAGCAGGAGTCCGCCCGCCGACCGCACCGCATTGGTGTGATCGGCGGCGATGGCATCGGCCCCGAGGTGACCGCCCAGGCGCTGCGGGTGCTCGAGGCGGCCGGCCTGGAGATGGAGCTGACCCACTACGACCTGGGCGCCGCCCGCTACCTGCGCGACGGCACCGTGCTGCCCGACCCGGTGATGGAGGAGTGGCGGGGCCTCGACGCGCTGCTGCTCGGCGCGGTCGGCGACCCGGCACCGGGACAGGCAGCACCGGCCGGCCTGGTCGAGCGGGGGATCCTGCTGCGCATGCGCTTCGAGCTCGACATGTACATCAACTACCGGCCGTTCCGCCTGCCGCCGGCGGTGAACTTTGAGGTGATCCGCGAGAACACCGAAGGCGCCTATGCCGGGGAAGGCGGCTTTCTGCGCCGGGGCACCCCGTACGAGGTGGCCACCCAGGGTTCGGTCAACACCCGCCACGGCGTCGAGCGCTGCATCCGCTACGCCTTCGACCAGGCGGTGGCGAGCGAACGCCACCACCTCACGCTGGTCCACAAGAAGAACGTGTTGACCTTTGCCGGCGACCTCTGGCAGCGCACCTTCGACGAGGTGGCCGTGGACTATCCCCAGGTCGACACCGCCTACCAGCACGTCGACGCCGCCTGTATCCACTTCGTCGAGCGGCCCGAGAGCTACGACGTCATCGTCACCGACAACCTGTTTGGCGACATCCTCACCGATCTGGGTGGGGCGGTGGCCGGCGGGGTCGCCTATGCGGCCTCGGCCAACCTCAACCCGGATCGCACCGGCCCGTCGATGTTCGAACCGGTGCATGGAACCGCACCCGACATCGCCGGCACCAACCAGGCCAACCCGATCGCTGCGGTGATCTCCGCCGGTCTGATGGCCCGGTTCCTCGGCGACGATGCCGTGGCCGACGCAATCGCCGGCGCCACCTCGGACCCGCAGCGCTACAGCGGTTCCACCTCCGACATCGGCGACGCCCTCGTCGCCGCCGTGTCCGCCTGA
- a CDS encoding MarR family transcriptional regulator has product MNDRPLSNADYQVLASFRHALRVFARFSENAARSAGVTPAQHQLMLAIKGWPEGSPTIAALADRLQLKHNSTVELIQRAAAAGLVEGETNAEDRREHLTKLTERGDGILASLSLEHRDELRRFRAEMNDVLLELD; this is encoded by the coding sequence ATGAACGACCGTCCGCTCTCCAACGCCGACTATCAAGTGCTGGCAAGCTTTCGCCATGCGTTGCGGGTGTTCGCCCGATTCTCCGAGAACGCCGCCCGGTCGGCCGGCGTCACGCCCGCCCAGCACCAGCTGATGCTGGCGATCAAGGGCTGGCCCGAGGGCTCGCCGACGATCGCAGCGCTCGCCGATCGCCTCCAGCTGAAACACAACTCCACGGTCGAGTTGATCCAGCGTGCGGCTGCGGCGGGGTTGGTTGAGGGCGAGACCAACGCCGAGGATCGGCGCGAGCACCTCACCAAGCTCACCGAACGAGGTGATGGAATCCTGGCGTCGCTCTCTCTGGAGCATCGCGACGAGCTCCGACGCTTTCGGGCCGAGATGAACGACGTCCTCTTGGAGCTAGACTGA
- a CDS encoding branched-chain amino acid transaminase — MPLTPTPFIWMNGSLVPWDEAQIHVLTHTLHYGTGVFEGIRAYPTPDGPGIFRLTDHIARLKRSADILAMPLPYSVDELVAATKETVASTGLDGCYVRPIAYYGYGEMGLSTIGLSVDVAIACWPWGAYLGDDAVTKGVKLKISSWQRHDHNTMPPAAKTTGNYVNSSLAKVEALNAGYDEAVLLNRAGCIAECSGENLFVITNGKITTPPLHAGALEGITQHTVTQLLADMGHEVVENNLVRSDLYTADEAFLVGTAAEVSAVNSVDDRPIACPGAITTELAKRYANVVRGGDDKYRSWVELP; from the coding sequence ATGCCATTGACCCCCACGCCCTTCATCTGGATGAACGGTTCCTTGGTGCCCTGGGACGAGGCGCAGATCCACGTGCTCACCCACACGCTGCACTACGGCACCGGCGTGTTCGAGGGCATCCGTGCCTACCCGACGCCTGACGGGCCCGGCATCTTCCGGCTGACCGATCACATCGCCCGTCTCAAGCGTTCGGCCGACATCCTGGCGATGCCGCTGCCCTACAGCGTGGATGAGCTAGTGGCCGCCACCAAGGAGACCGTGGCCTCCACCGGGCTCGACGGCTGCTACGTGCGCCCGATCGCCTACTACGGATACGGCGAGATGGGGCTGTCGACGATCGGGCTGAGCGTCGACGTCGCCATCGCCTGCTGGCCGTGGGGCGCCTACCTGGGCGACGACGCGGTGACCAAGGGTGTGAAGCTGAAGATCAGCTCGTGGCAACGCCACGACCACAACACCATGCCGCCGGCGGCCAAGACCACCGGTAACTACGTCAACTCCTCGCTGGCCAAGGTGGAGGCGCTCAACGCCGGCTACGACGAGGCTGTGCTGCTGAACCGGGCCGGCTGCATCGCCGAGTGCTCGGGTGAAAACCTCTTCGTCATCACCAACGGAAAGATCACCACCCCGCCGCTGCATGCCGGGGCGCTCGAGGGCATCACCCAGCACACGGTCACCCAGCTGCTCGCCGATATGGGTCATGAGGTGGTGGAGAACAACCTGGTGCGCTCGGATCTCTACACCGCCGACGAGGCGTTTCTTGTCGGAACCGCTGCCGAGGTGTCGGCGGTGAACTCGGTCGACGACCGTCCAATTGCCTGTCCGGGTGCGATCACCACCGAGCTGGCCAAGCGCTATGCCAACGTCGTCCGCGGCGGTGACGACAAGTACCGGTCCTGGGTGGAGCTGCCATGA
- a CDS encoding citramalate synthase: MSEERDTAPSGAAAPPGAAPEIALPERVDVFDTTLRDGSQFEGISLSVDDKLRIAEQLDYLGVAWIEGGFPQANPKDAEFFRRAAAGELKLDTSRLVAFGSTRKPGGVTDSDATLTTLLDAGTETLCIVGKGSAWQVRKTLNTTLDEGRAMTSDSVRYLKAAGRRVFFDVEHCFDGYKEDPDFTLSVIEAAALAGADCVVLCDTKGGSLPHEVQAITAEIAHRFDGLQLGIHTQDDTGCAVANAVAAVLSGATQVQGTINGYGERTGNADLITVIPNLTLKLGVGTLPEGRLERLGPVSRHVAELVNLPLNPAAPYVGTSAFAHKGGLHTSALRRAGTAAYEHVDPALVGNHSRVLVSDLGGRTGMSMKAEELGVDLDAAEAATLNDTLKGLEADGWVFEAADASLELLMASAAGWEQPYFRTEAYRVSGYHRADPNQPRQGAHLSTEATVKVWVGDERIAAVGEGNGPVNALDAALRTALGRHYPHLERIHLTDFKVRVLDGGAATGAVTRVLIDSTDGHDTWTTIGVSPNVIEASWMALIDSLVFGLKRADG, translated from the coding sequence ATGAGCGAGGAGCGTGACACCGCTCCGTCCGGCGCTGCGGCGCCACCCGGCGCGGCCCCCGAGATCGCCCTGCCCGAACGGGTCGACGTGTTCGACACCACGCTGCGGGACGGCTCGCAGTTCGAGGGCATCTCGCTGTCGGTCGACGACAAGCTGCGCATCGCCGAGCAGCTCGATTACCTGGGCGTCGCCTGGATCGAGGGCGGCTTTCCGCAGGCCAACCCCAAGGACGCCGAGTTCTTTCGTCGGGCGGCCGCCGGCGAGCTGAAGCTCGATACGTCTCGGCTGGTCGCCTTCGGTTCTACCCGCAAGCCTGGGGGCGTCACCGACAGCGACGCCACCCTGACCACCCTCCTCGACGCGGGTACCGAGACGCTGTGCATCGTCGGCAAGGGATCGGCCTGGCAGGTGCGCAAGACGCTGAACACGACCCTGGACGAGGGCCGGGCGATGACGTCGGACTCGGTCCGATACCTCAAGGCGGCCGGCCGCCGGGTGTTCTTCGACGTCGAGCACTGCTTCGACGGCTACAAGGAGGACCCGGACTTCACCCTGTCAGTGATCGAAGCGGCGGCGCTCGCCGGTGCCGACTGCGTCGTGCTGTGCGACACCAAGGGCGGGTCGCTTCCACACGAGGTGCAGGCGATCACCGCCGAGATCGCCCATCGCTTCGATGGGCTGCAGCTGGGAATCCACACCCAGGACGACACCGGTTGCGCCGTGGCCAACGCGGTCGCCGCCGTGCTGAGCGGCGCTACCCAGGTGCAGGGCACGATCAACGGATACGGCGAGCGCACCGGCAACGCCGATCTGATCACCGTGATCCCCAACCTGACCCTGAAGCTGGGGGTGGGAACGCTGCCCGAGGGGCGGCTGGAGCGGTTGGGCCCGGTCAGCCGGCACGTCGCCGAGCTGGTCAACCTGCCGCTCAACCCGGCGGCGCCCTACGTGGGCACCTCGGCGTTCGCCCACAAGGGCGGGCTCCACACCTCGGCGCTGCGCCGGGCGGGCACGGCCGCGTACGAGCATGTCGACCCGGCCTTGGTCGGCAACCACAGCCGGGTGTTGGTCTCCGACCTGGGCGGTCGGACCGGCATGTCGATGAAGGCCGAGGAGCTCGGTGTCGACCTCGACGCTGCGGAGGCCGCCACGCTCAACGACACTCTGAAGGGCCTGGAGGCCGACGGTTGGGTGTTTGAGGCCGCCGATGCGTCGCTCGAGCTGCTGATGGCCAGCGCGGCCGGATGGGAGCAGCCGTATTTTCGCACCGAGGCCTATCGGGTGTCGGGCTATCACCGGGCCGACCCGAACCAACCCCGGCAAGGCGCCCACCTGTCGACCGAGGCGACGGTGAAGGTGTGGGTCGGCGACGAGCGGATCGCCGCGGTGGGGGAGGGCAACGGCCCGGTCAACGCCCTCGACGCCGCCCTGCGCACGGCGCTGGGACGCCACTACCCCCACCTCGAGCGGATCCATCTCACCGACTTCAAGGTGCGGGTGCTCGACGGTGGAGCGGCCACCGGCGCGGTCACGCGGGTGCTGATCGACTCGACCGACGGCCACGACACCTGGACGACGATCGGGGTATCGCCCAACGTCATTGAGGCGTCGTGGATGGCGCTGATCGACTCGTTGGTCTTCGGCCTCAAACGCGCAGACGGGTAG